From the genome of Lutzomyia longipalpis isolate SR_M1_2022 chromosome 2, ASM2433408v1, one region includes:
- the LOC129791426 gene encoding profilin — protein sequence MSWQDYVDNQLMASGCVQKAAIAGHDGGVWAKSDEFEVTKDEISKLVKGFEKQDLLTSGGVTLAGQRYIYLSGTDRVIRAKLGKVGVHCMKTHQAVIVSIYEDPVQPQQAASIVEKLGDYLLTCGY from the exons ATGAGCTGGCAGGATTACGTTGACAATCAGCTCATGGCTTCCGGATGCGTGCAGAAAGCAGCCATTGCTGGACACGACGGTGGCGTTTGGGCCAAATCTGATGAATTTGAg GTGACAAAAGACGAAATATCAAAACTAGTGAAAGGTTTTGAAAAGCAGGACCTCCTCACAAGTGGTGGTGTCACCTTAGCTGGTCAACGATATATTTATTTGTCGGGTACCGACCGAGTCATACGTGCCAAATTAGGCAAAGTTGGTGTACACTGTATGAAGACCCATCaag CGGTGATAGTATCAATCTACGAAGATCCAGTTCAACCGCAGCAGGCTGCTTCGATAGTAGAGAAACTTGGTGATTATTTGCTTACATGCGGGTACTAG
- the LOC129791424 gene encoding eukaryotic initiation factor 4A-like, which translates to MDDGKRDESVYERSSAAMDADSLIETNWNEVVDNFDDMNLREELLRGIYSYGFEKPSAIQQRAILPCIKGHDVIAQAQSGTGKTATFSIAILQQINTQNRECQALILAPTRELASQIQKVVIALGDYMQAQCHACIGGTNVRDDMRKLESGSHVVVGTPGRVFDMISRQVLRTKSIKLFVLDEADEMLSRGFKDQIQDVFRTLPNDVQVILLSATMPNDVLEVSKYFMRDPVRILVKKEELTLEGIKQFYVYVQLEEWKLGTLCDLYNTLSITQSVIFCNTRRKVDYLTDEMIKRTFTVSAMHGDMDMRERELIMKQFRTGSSRVLITTDLLSRGIDVQQVSLVINYDLPSNRENYIHRIGRSGRFGRKGVAINFIVEDDKRTLRDIEQFYNTTIEEMPSNVADLI; encoded by the exons at GGATGATGGCAAGAGAGATGAGTCCGTATATGAGAGATCAAGTGCCGCAATGGATGCTGATAGCTTGATCGAGACCAATTGGAATGAAGTTGTGGACAATTTTGACGATATGAATTTGCGAGAAGAACTCCTCCGTGGGATCTACAGCTATGGCTTTGAGAAACCATCTGCAATCCAGCAGAGGGCTATTCTACCATGCATCAAGGGACACGATGTTATTGCCCAGGCCCAGTCTG GTACTGGAAAGACAGCAACATTCTCAATTGCAATTCTACAGCAAATTAATACACAAAACCGCGAGTGCCAGGCACTGATTTTGGCTCCAACACGCGAATTGGCATCGCAAATCCAGAAGGTGGTGATTGCCCTGGGGGACTACATGCAGGCACAATGCCATGCCTGCATTGGGGGTACAAATGTACGTGATGATATGCGGAAGTTGGAGAGTGGATCGCACGTTGTGGTTGGGACACCTGGGAGGGTGTTTGACATGATTTCACGTCAGGTATTGCGTACGAAGTCGATTAAGTTGTTCGTACTGGATGAGGCGGATGAGATGCTGTCGCGGGGGTTTAAGGATCAAATTCAAGATGTCTTTCGCACACTACCGAATGATGTTCAGGTCATCCTGCTGTCCGCTACAATGCCCAATGATGTGCTCGAAGTGAGCAAGTACTTTATGCGTGATCCCGTGAGGATTTTGGTGAAGAAGGAAGAACTCACGTTGGAGGGTATTAAGCAGTTTTATGTGTATGTGCAACTGGAGGAATGGAAGTTGGGCACATTGTGCGATCTTTACAACACTCTGTCCATCACACAGTCCGTCATCTTTTGCAATACACGACGCAAGGTGGACTACTTGACGGATGAGATGATCAAGAGGACGTTCACGGTGTCCGCAATGCACGGGGATATGGACATGAGGGAGCGTGAGCTCATTATGAAGCAGTTCCGTACGGGATCGTCGCGTGTTCTCATCACAACGGATCTCCTGTCGAGGGGGATCGATGTGCAGCAGGTGTCGTTAGTTATTAATTATGACTTACCATCCAATCGTGAAAATTACATTCATCG AATTGGACGCAGTGGCCGTTTTGGGCGCAAAGGcgttgcaattaattttattgttgaagACGATAAGCGAACACTTCGCGACATCGAACAATTTTACAACACCACCATTGAGGAGATGCCATCAAATGTGGcggatttaatttaa
- the LOC129791423 gene encoding ATP-dependent RNA helicase vasa, whose amino-acid sequence MGDEWDDGCDAGVEFNNDKKSYSSYDKGYGNGYGNDSSGGGSRGGGGGGYGGGGRSGGGGGGGSGGRQPRAGDWTCSECGKSNFASRSECFGCHKMKDDSDAVASGDGDGGMSNGTGGRREFGPDDWKCSGCGKTNFASRRECFSCKEPKSGGGDNDGGGSTARRTFGADDWKCTGCGKTNFASRRECFSCKEPKSGDNGGGDSYPSEKPRAGSRPGDWTCPACDKANFASRTSCFGCSEEKPAHLVSDDVNQEKPREFYIPPELPTDETEIFSSKIDQGVNFGNFQKIPVNVSGENVPPPITDFKSSGLREFLLTNVEKSGYTVPTPIQKYSIPVIMNGRDLMGCAQTGSGKTAAFLLPIINALLTENREVAVGQPHVLIITPTRELCIQITEQAHKFAHKSYIKVHKIYGGTATRYQGDALKGGTNILVATPGRLLDFMNRSYISFKDIRFVVLDEADRMLDMGFIGDIEKMMAEMPEERQTLMYSATFPEEIQHLAGKYLKNYVFVAVGIVGSACTDVEQTIVEVPGRKKRDMLMEILNKCPNKNPKGILVFLETKKGADFLASYLSETTFPTTSIHSDRLQKEREMALGDFKSGRMGIMIATSVAARGLDIPNVQHVINFDMPKSIDEYVHRIGRTGRLGNRGQATSFFDSEKDSDIGAKLVTILGQANQPIPDFLEQYGGGMSAGRGGTFGGTDIRKDDFRKGGGPAPQEEDEEW is encoded by the exons ATGGGTGACGAATGGGATGATGGG tgTGATGCTGGTGTGGAGTTTAACAATGACAAGAAGAGCTATTCATCGTATGACAAGGGCTATGGGAATGGGTATGGGAATGATTCCAGCGGAGGAGGATCTCGTGGAGGTGGAGGAGGAGGATACGGGGGAGGTGGCCGTTCAGGAGGAGGAGGCGGCGGCGGCTCAGGAGGACGTCAACCACGTGCAGGAGATTGGACGTGCTCTGAGTGTGGAAAGAGCAATTTTGCCTCACGCAGTGAATGTTTTGGCTGCCACAAGATGAAGGATGATTCAGACGCTGTGGCCAGTGGTGACGGTGATGGGGGGATGTCCAATGGAACAGGAGGTAGGAGGGAATTTGGCCCAGATGATTGGAAGTGCAGCGGATGCGGGAAAACAAACTTTGCATCCCGCAGGGAATGTTTCAGCTGCAAGGAGCCAAAGAGTGGTGGAGGTGACAATGATGGTGGTGGAAGCACAGCCAGGAGGACCTTTGGGGCTGATGATTGGAAGTGCACCGGATGTGGGAAGACGAACTTTGCTTCACGCCGAGAATGCTTCAGCTGCAAGGAGCCCAAGAGCGGTGACAATGGTGGGGGGGATTCGTACCCATCGGAGAAACCACGTGCTGGATCACGTCCGGGTGATTGGACATGCCCTGCGTGTGACAAGGCGAATTTTGCCTCGAGAACATCGTGTTTTGGGTGCAGCGAAGAGAAACCCGCGCATTTGGTGTCGGATGATGTGAATCAGGAGAAACCACGAGAGTTCTACATTCCTCCGGAGCTGCCGACGGATGAAACGGAGATTTTCAGCTCAAAAATCGATCAGGGTGttaattttgggaatttccaGAAGATCCCGGTTAATGTTTCCGGAGAGAATGTTCCACCACCAATAACGGATTTCAAATCATCCGGACTCCGGGAGTTTTTGCTGACAAATGTTGAAAAGTCCGGCTACACAGTCCCCACGCCGATTCAGAAGTACTCAATTCCCGTCATAATGAATGGACGTGATCTCATGGGATGCGCTCAAACGGGCTCAGGGAAGACAGCAGCCTTCCTCCTGCCGATCATTAATGCTTTGCTCACGGAAAATCGGGAAGTGGCTGTTGGACAACCCCATGTGCTCATTATTACGCCCACAAGGGAGCTTTGTATCCAGATCACAGAGCAGGCACACAAATTTGCCCACAAATCCTACATTAAGGTGCACAAGATTTACGGAGGAACAGCCACAAGGTACCAAGGAGATGCCCTTAAGGGTGGCACAAATATCCTCGTGGCAACACCCGGACGTCTTCTGGATTTTATGAATAGGAGCTACATCAGCTTCAAGGATATTCGCTTTGTGGTTCTCGATGAGGCAGATCGAATGCTCGATATGGGCTTCATTGGGGACATTGAGAAGATGATGGCGGAGATGCCAGAAGAGAGGCAGACTCTCATGTACTCCGCCACTTTCCCCGAAGAGATTCAGCATCTAGCTGGGAAGTATCTCAAGAATTACGTCTTTGTGGCTGTTGGGATTGTTGGGAGTGCCTGCACAGACGTCGAGCAGACCATTGTTGAAGTGCCCGGAAGGAAGAAGAGGGATATGCTcatg GAAATTTTGAACAAGTGCCCCAATAAGAATCCAAAGGGAATTTTGGTGTTTCTGGAAACGAAGAAAGGTGCTGACTTCCTGGCATCGTACTTGTCGGAGACAACCTTCCCGACGACCTCAATTCACAGTGATCGCCTGCAGAAGGAACGTGAAATGGCGCTGGGGGATTTCAAGAGTGGCCGTATGGGGATAATGATTGCTACATCCGTGGCTGCACGTGGTCTGGACATCCCGAATGTGCAGCACGTGATTAACTTTGATATGCCCAAGTCGATTGATGAGTACGTCCACAGGATTGGGCGTACGGGACGTTTGGGGAATCGTGGACAAGCCACGAGTTTCTTTGATTCGGAGAAAGATTCGGACATTGGTGCGAAGTTGGTGACTATCCTGGGACAGGCAAATCAACCAATTCCGGACTTTCTTGAGCAATACGGCGGAGGGATGTCTGCTGGACGTGGAGGAACATTCGGAGGGACGGATATTCGAAag GATGATTTCCGCAAAGGGGGTGGTCCGGCTCCACAGGAAGAAGATGAGGAGTGGTAA